The following are encoded in a window of Solidesulfovibrio magneticus RS-1 genomic DNA:
- the pstB gene encoding phosphate ABC transporter ATP-binding protein PstB, which translates to MSDTVKMASRALNFYYGRFKALQDINLVVYANQVTALIGPSGCGKSTYLRCLNRMNDLIAGARVEGELTLDGQDIYAPDLDVVELRRRVGMVFQKPNPFPKTIFENVAYGLRVGGIRDNTYISEQVEKSLRGAALFEEVKDRLHDSALGLSGGQQQRLCIARALAIEPEVILMDEPASALDPIATQKIEELIHELKKRFTIIIVTHSMQQAARVSDRTAFFYMGRLIEEDATETIFTRPAQKQTEDYITGRFG; encoded by the coding sequence ATGTCCGACACCGTGAAAATGGCCTCCAGGGCCCTCAATTTCTACTACGGCCGGTTCAAGGCCCTTCAGGACATCAACCTCGTTGTCTACGCCAACCAAGTCACGGCCCTTATCGGTCCCTCGGGCTGCGGCAAATCCACCTATCTGCGCTGCCTTAATCGCATGAACGACCTCATCGCCGGCGCCCGGGTGGAGGGCGAGCTGACCCTGGACGGCCAGGACATCTACGCCCCGGACCTCGACGTGGTGGAGCTGCGCCGCCGGGTGGGCATGGTCTTCCAAAAACCCAACCCGTTTCCCAAGACCATCTTCGAAAATGTGGCCTACGGCCTGCGCGTGGGCGGCATCCGCGACAACACCTATATTTCCGAGCAGGTGGAAAAAAGCCTTCGCGGCGCGGCCCTGTTCGAAGAGGTCAAGGATCGCCTCCACGACTCGGCCCTGGGCCTGTCCGGCGGCCAGCAGCAGCGTTTGTGCATTGCCCGGGCTCTGGCCATCGAGCCGGAAGTCATCCTCATGGACGAGCCGGCCTCGGCCCTGGACCCCATCGCCACCCAGAAGATCGAGGAGCTCATCCACGAGCTGAAAAAACGCTTCACCATCATCATCGTCACCCACTCCATGCAGCAGGCCGCCCGCGTCTCGGACCGCACCGCCTTTTTCTACATGGGCCGGCTCATCGAGGAAGACGCCACGGAAACCATCTTCACCCGCCCGGCCCAGAAACAGACCGAAGACTACATCACCGGCCGTTTCGGCTGA